The Actinomadura graeca nucleotide sequence CGTGCGTCTCAGACCTGAGCTGACTACCGTTCGGATGGTGGCAAAGGTGACGACTTTCGTACTTGTGCATGGCTCATGGCACGATGGCTCGGCTTGGACGCAGGTCGCCGGCCGTTTGGAGGAGCTCGGCCATACCGCTTATGCGCCCACGCTCGCTGGGCACGGCAAGGACGTCGACAAGGCGGTCGGACACGACGACTGTGTGCAGTCGGTCGTGCGGTACATCGTCGACAAGGATCTCTCCGACGTGGTGCTGGTGGGGCACAGCTTCGGCGGGACGGTGATCGCCCGGGTCGCCGAAGAGATCCCCGAGCTGCTTCGGCGCCTGGTCTTCTGGAACGCGTTCGTACTCCGGCAGGGCGGCAGCGTCAACGACGACATCCCCCCGCACTATCGGGAACTGTTCGCCCGCCTCGCCGCCGAGTCGGACGACGACACGGTGACGCTGCCGTTCCCGATCTGGCGGGAGACGTTCATTCAGGACGCCGACCTCGAACTCGCGAAATCCGCCTATGAACAGCTCTCCCCGGAGCCGTACCGACCGTTTCTGGAGAAGCTGGACCTGTCGAAGTTCTACCAGCTGGAAATTGCGAAGAGCTATCTGAACGCCACCGAGGACATCGCGCTCCCACCCGGCGAATGGGGCTGGCATCCGCGCATGTCGGGGCGCCTCGGCCTCTACCGCCTTGTTCAGATGCCCGGCGGTCACGAGGTGCTCTTCACCGATCCCGAAAGGCTCGCGAAGAAGATCGTCGAGGCGGGACGGGATTGACAAAGGGCGAATGACATCCGCCCGCCTCAGACTCCCGCCAGCTTCTCGAGGTGGGCACGGAGGTAAACGAGCCAGGTCAACACGAAACACAGTGGTAGAAGGCGATGCTGACCAGTACCCCGCCGAACGCGCCCGCGATGCCGAGGAGCGCACCGGTCATACGCCGGGCATCGTCCTCGGCGGTCACGGTCCGCCGCCGTCGGTGACAGCGAGCCGTTGGCGTGGGGCCGCAGCCCCATCGCCACGAAGTTCCAAAAGGTGACCTTGGCCCCGCCGAGCCGGTCGGCCATCCAGCCGCGATCGGGGAGTGCTCCCAGTACGGGAGGACGATGCCTGGACGGCCGACGAGGTGTGCGCGCGGACCTGCGCCGGACGGGCTGCGGCGGCCGCCGGGACGCCGTCGAGGGAATCGTCTCGTGGCTGACCGAGCAGGAATCGGTCCCCGCGCCCTGAGTCCATGGGCCCACCGGACGAGCCGGAGGGCGGCGAGCCGGGCGCGGAACCGTACCCGGGAACAGAGGCGCGGGCCCGCATCCAGAAAAGGATCAGGAATTGTTTCGTGCGGCGCTTGTAGATGACCACGGTTCCAGGTCGGCGTGAGCGTGTTTTAACACGCCGGTGACAAAGCGGACGCAACCGCGAAACGGCTTCCGATGAGGATCGGCTCATGGACGACGAAGGAGACGCGCCCGCGAGGTCCGCGATGGCGGACTGCGTGCAGGTGGTCCCTCTTCCGGACCTTCGAGGGCGAGCTGTTCGCCACGCCCGACCTCGGCCTGTTCAGCGACGCGTACGTGATATCGCGAGGGATCCTCGGTACCCGCGGCACCGTTCCCGCCGTCGCCTCGCCCATGTTCAAGCGGGTCTGCGACTCGCGCACCGGATGCTGCCTGGGCGAGCCGGCGCTGCCCACCTTCGTGATCCGGCGGGTCCCGGACGGAGACCGCGTGGAGGTGGCGCTTCCGTATGAAGACCGAGAGTGAGCCCCTCGCCGGATTCGCCGTCGGCGTGACGGCCGCCCGCCGCCACGAGGAACTGGCCGCGCTGCTGGAACGCCGCGGGGCCCGGGTCGTCAGCGCTCCCGCGATCCGGCTGGTCCCGCTCGCGGACGACGCCGCTCTGGTCCGGGCCACCGCCGAATGCGTCGGCCGCCCGCCCGACCATGTGGTCATCACCACCGGCATCGGGTTCCGGGCCTGGCTGGAGACCGCCGACGGCCGGGGGATGCACGACGGGCTGATCGACGCGCTCGGCCGCGCGGGCATCCTGGCCCGCGGCCCCGAGGCGCGCGGCGCGATCCGTCAGGTTGGCCTGAAGGAGCGCTGGTCGCCGGAGTCGGAGAGCTGCGCGAAGGTGCTGAAGCACCTGCTGGAGCAGGACCTGCGAGGCAGGCGCGTGGCGCTCCAGCTGTACGGCGAGGAAGTCCCGGAGTTCCGTGAGGCACTGCGCGCGGCCGGGGCCGAGGTGATCGAGATCCCGGTGTACCGATGGTCGCGCGCCGGGGACTCCACACCGCTGCGCAGGCTGGTCGGGCAGGCGGTGGCCGGGACGGTCGACGCGATCACGTTCACCTCCGCGCCCGCGGTGGTCGCGACGCTCGCGGTGGCCGCGCAGGACGGGCTCGAAGAGCCGCTCCTGGAGGCCCTGCGCACGCGGGTCATCGCGGCCTGCGTGGGCCAGGTGACGGTGGAGCCGCTGGTCAGACGGGGCGTGCCGACGATGGAGCCGGAGCGGGCCAGGCTCGGCTCGCTGGTGCGGACGCTCGTGTCGGACCTTCCCCGGCGCCGGTCACAGCTGCTGGAGGTGCGCGGGGTCTCGCTGGAACTGCGCGGGCACGCCGTCGTGATGGACGGGCTGCTGCGTCCGATCGCCCCCGCGCCCATGGCGATCCTGCGGGCCCTCACGCGGCGTCCCGGGCACGTGGTGTCGCGGGCCGAGCTGTGCGACGTGCTCCCGAGCCGGCTCAACGTCGGCGGCCGCCCCTGGCCACGGGACGGCCGGCCGCAAGCCGACGAGCACGCCGTGGAGATGGCGGTCGCCCGCCTGCGGCGCGGCCTAGGGCGCCCGGGAATCGTCGAGACCGTGGTCAAACGCGGTTACCGGCTGGCCTGTGACCCGCGGGTGGTCACGGTGGCCGGAGCGGACGCCGGAGGATGACCGCCGGGCCGGGTGAAAGGGCCACCGCGTCCCGACGCTGCTTGCGGTGGCGCGCGGCCCACGCGATCTCGCGGGCTGGCCGACGTGCGGGCGGTGGCACGGCTGCTGGACGGACGGCGCGCACCGGGTGCTGGTGGCCGCCTACCTCTTGGCGCCCGGGGACGGTGGCGCGCCCTGGGAACCGAGGATCTCGCGGAGAACGTGGCGGGCGTTGGCGGAGACGACCGGGTTGGTGTCGCGGTAATACGGGAGTTGGACGAGGGCCATGGACAGCGCCCACCCACGTCCGCGCATCCAGGTCTCGTCATCGACTTCCAGCACATCCCGGAATACGCGCCGAGCCGTGGGCGGGAGGAGGTTCCACGCGGGGATCAGGTCACAGGCGGGATCGCCGGTTCCGGCGGCGGCGAAATCCAGTACGGCGACGAGCCTGCCTCCGGCAACGAGGAGGTTGCTGGGCATGAGGTCGCCGTGCACCCAGCAGGGGCTTGAGGTCCAAGGCGCGGCGGTGAGCGCCTCCTCCCACGCCGCCAAGGCGGCATCGGCGTGGAAAGGCTCATCCATGTGCCGCAATTCCCCGATCGCGGTGCGCGTCTCCGCATCGACATCCGACAACGGCACACCGCGATAACTGGACGGGCCGCCGTTCGCGTCGATACCCCGCAATGCCTTGACGAATACTGCGAGGTCGCGAGCCAATGGTCCGGCCTCGGTCAGCCGCCCCTCGATCGGGTTCTCACCACTGATCCACCGGTGTACCGACCAGGCGAAGGGATACCCTTCCGCGGCTTCGCCGACCCCGACCACGGTCGGGATCGTGACGGGCAGAGCGGCCGCGAGGTGCGGTAGCCAGCGGTTCTCCCGGTTCAGCGCCTTGACCCCTCCGGCGGTGAGGGGAAGCCGTACCGTCAGCGCGTCACCGAGGCGGTAGATCGCATTGACGGTTCCGCCGGAGGCCAGCCGCTCGACGGGCAGGTCCGCCCATTGCGGGAACCGTCCGCCGACCAGCCGCCTGACGAGATCCGCGTCGATGTCCACCTCGTCCGCATGCATCTTGACCACGCGACGAGGAGATCGCCGGGCACCTCCCACCGTCAACCGGATTACCCGGGCTCGACGCGCTTCGACGCAACACGGTCGTTCCGAGGGGCGGGACACCCGCCGGTTCGTTCCGCCCGCCGGAAAAGGGGGCTGGTTCGTCCGGCGTTCGCGGTTCACGGTGCCGGAGACGTGCAGAGGCCGGGCCGGTGACCTGGTGGTTGCGCGCCGAGGCGTGCGACGCCCAACGAAGGAGAAGGACATGAGAGCGTTCATCGCAAGAGGTGCCGTCGTGGCGTCGGCCATGGTGCTCGGGGGGACCATGGCCGCCTGGATGACGTCCGCTCAG carries:
- a CDS encoding alpha/beta fold hydrolase, which translates into the protein MAKVTTFVLVHGSWHDGSAWTQVAGRLEELGHTAYAPTLAGHGKDVDKAVGHDDCVQSVVRYIVDKDLSDVVLVGHSFGGTVIARVAEEIPELLRRLVFWNAFVLRQGGSVNDDIPPHYRELFARLAAESDDDTVTLPFPIWRETFIQDADLELAKSAYEQLSPEPYRPFLEKLDLSKFYQLEIAKSYLNATEDIALPPGEWGWHPRMSGRLGLYRLVQMPGGHEVLFTDPERLAKKIVEAGRD
- a CDS encoding nitrite reductase (NAD(P)H) small subunit is translated as MRIGSWTTKETRPRGPRWRTACRWSLFRTFEGELFATPDLGLFSDAYVISRGILGTRGTVPAVASPMFKRVCDSRTGCCLGEPALPTFVIRRVPDGDRVEVALPYEDRE
- a CDS encoding uroporphyrinogen-III synthase, which codes for MKTESEPLAGFAVGVTAARRHEELAALLERRGARVVSAPAIRLVPLADDAALVRATAECVGRPPDHVVITTGIGFRAWLETADGRGMHDGLIDALGRAGILARGPEARGAIRQVGLKERWSPESESCAKVLKHLLEQDLRGRRVALQLYGEEVPEFREALRAAGAEVIEIPVYRWSRAGDSTPLRRLVGQAVAGTVDAITFTSAPAVVATLAVAAQDGLEEPLLEALRTRVIAACVGQVTVEPLVRRGVPTMEPERARLGSLVRTLVSDLPRRRSQLLEVRGVSLELRGHAVVMDGLLRPIAPAPMAILRALTRRPGHVVSRAELCDVLPSRLNVGGRPWPRDGRPQADEHAVEMAVARLRRGLGRPGIVETVVKRGYRLACDPRVVTVAGADAGG
- a CDS encoding aminoglycoside phosphotransferase family protein, translating into MHADEVDIDADLVRRLVGGRFPQWADLPVERLASGGTVNAIYRLGDALTVRLPLTAGGVKALNRENRWLPHLAAALPVTIPTVVGVGEAAEGYPFAWSVHRWISGENPIEGRLTEAGPLARDLAVFVKALRGIDANGGPSSYRGVPLSDVDAETRTAIGELRHMDEPFHADAALAAWEEALTAAPWTSSPCWVHGDLMPSNLLVAGGRLVAVLDFAAAGTGDPACDLIPAWNLLPPTARRVFRDVLEVDDETWMRGRGWALSMALVQLPYYRDTNPVVSANARHVLREILGSQGAPPSPGAKR